A part of Paenibacillus donghaensis genomic DNA contains:
- a CDS encoding SGNH/GDSL hydrolase family protein gives MKAGEAQKMIFTKASKPITMVILSWMIIVSTLFPAFAYGAEQVETTSAQSSLLVLKYDFGTATSAVMDGYTGVHESLLYTSELGYGLDQTIGSRKRSGGDELTNDFVLGSSYKFLVDMPNGEYDITVYSGDILAGTSATKTNVSLEGIAAGTITSKQQVNQATYHTKVSDGQLTVGISGTSSSGFLNALVIQRVLAAPPAAPEGIAVTAVKDNSVSLKWSTVTDAVYYKVYRSAQVEDTLLLGVTAATYYTDNQVTKNINYSYHVTAINEEETESNLSNPVVVEVKDSTPPAPLPEGDLYALDFGPGEAAEGYLKVEAGTLYSAEGKYGFTDTATVSGMDRGTGDALRSDFVIPADTGFNIDLPNGDYTVSLIAGDSSGETNIAIHAESIQKVQQTSKTAGQYLEMDFDIALVDGQMNFVFSGTRPVLNSLVIKKQAERIAGDKPTIYIAGDSTVQTYNSYWKPQAGWGQMLDKFFSSAVHIDNQAIGGRSSKSFIVEGRLDKILREINPGDYFLVQFGHNDATVSVPARYASPADYKNYLKSYVLGTRQRGATPILVTPMGRRDFKTETNSFNVSFAEYVQAMKEVASELDVKLVDLSAKSIAYYNSIGFEATRAVFLYTEPGVYAAFPTGSSDNTHFQEYGAIQMARLLAGGIAELDLPLSDEVTEIEPPAAVPTKPTGLAAGSISNSGSLLKWDAVEGADIYKIYRKLDSADESAYVMIGSSTTPTIAISGMSEGNSYTVRVTAVNGRGESQPSDPVTITTKQSQYRFDFGPVGAPVAEGYTEVTRNVIYTPELGFGLVSSAGMNDRDRGGGTDALRRDFVMYFGGSYEFKVDLPNGYYSVKVYAGDWLGAIKTNVAIEGKEYGTISSGKGSIAEKEYSQISVKDGQVNMVFSGTTAHLNGIEITPLMLAPSNLKLDQLDLNSEPVTASLSWNGFEGAAKYKVYRQATVADKTEMLGEINATNYTDLTAAIGIDYQYWVTAVDSTGLESVSSNLLIVSMIDPSVAKAAVPSGLKLDSIHKNDVSFSWNKDSSAKMSNIYRSKSADGNYALIGKTKESSYTDSTILSTIPYFYKVASVNAGGISDFSSILDTPIVTSLFRNMENLDRAPVAVKTSAGNYISWRVLGLDPDSIAFNVYRDGIKLNASPLTGSTNLLDAKGTDSSKYTIKTILNGTEQLASEAFGIWQQQYLSVPLQKPADSYTKDGQPYTYNAGDASVGDLDGDGKYEIVMLWSPSNSKDNSHSGYTGIVYMDAYKLDGTRLWRIILGPNIRAGAHYSPFLVYDFDSDGRAEIMLKTADGTIDGQGNVIGDAKADHRNSSGYVLLGDEHLTVFDGLTGKAIDTLDYDPPRGDVGSWGDTYGNRVDRFLAAVAYLDGEHPSAIFSRGYYRRTVLVAYDYKDGKLSKVWRFDSSEEGYEDYGGQGNHNLSVGDVDRDGKDEITFGAMAIDDDGLPLYNTGLGHGDAIHFGDLDPSRPGLEVVDVHEHTNSKYGLEMRDAETGEAIWGIFTGIDTGRGMSADIDPNYLGEEAWAATITNAQQIPVTGIYSAKGELITTKLPSSTNFGVWWDGDLLRELMDDNRVDKWDYANQTTVNLLTTAGAASNNSTKANPSLQADLFGDWREEIMWRSTDSSELRIYTTTDLTDVRIRTLMHDPVYRLGVAWQNVGYNQPPHPSFYLGTGMETPQAPAIQIVGGVSKATGAPGQPVLSSNNGHVTGLLDGDYQITMNMWWGNNGTSYKLYENGKLIDSSAITDDSPAAQTLLTNVAGKANGTYTYTAELSNSFGTTVSRPLVVTVKDASPAKPVLSNDNWDGDGNYKVTMNMWWGTNGTTYRLYENSVLIDTQTLTANSPNALSAVTVITNRTAGIYEYRVELVNSAGTTESAVMNVTVK, from the coding sequence ATGAAAGCAGGTGAAGCGCAAAAAATGATTTTTACAAAGGCAAGCAAACCAATCACCATGGTTATACTGTCGTGGATGATCATTGTTTCAACTTTATTTCCTGCATTTGCATATGGAGCAGAGCAGGTGGAAACCACATCGGCACAGTCTTCACTACTAGTGCTAAAATATGATTTCGGAACAGCTACGAGTGCCGTTATGGATGGGTATACAGGTGTGCATGAATCCTTACTTTATACGAGTGAGCTTGGGTATGGTTTAGACCAGACAATAGGGTCCAGAAAACGTTCCGGAGGGGATGAGCTCACTAATGATTTTGTGCTGGGCTCATCCTATAAGTTTCTGGTAGATATGCCGAATGGAGAGTATGACATTACTGTCTATTCAGGGGACATACTTGCGGGAACGAGTGCAACCAAAACAAATGTTTCACTTGAGGGCATAGCAGCCGGAACGATTACCAGCAAACAACAGGTCAATCAGGCTACCTACCATACTAAGGTGAGTGATGGTCAACTTACAGTAGGTATTTCTGGAACAAGTTCCAGTGGATTTTTAAATGCATTAGTTATTCAACGGGTATTAGCAGCACCTCCGGCAGCACCTGAAGGAATTGCTGTTACTGCCGTGAAAGATAATAGCGTATCGCTTAAATGGAGTACGGTGACTGATGCAGTCTACTATAAGGTGTATCGCAGCGCTCAAGTTGAAGATACTTTATTACTTGGAGTAACAGCCGCTACGTATTATACGGATAATCAAGTGACCAAAAATATTAATTATTCCTATCATGTAACCGCTATCAACGAAGAAGAGACAGAATCCAATTTAAGCAATCCCGTGGTTGTAGAGGTCAAAGACAGCACCCCGCCGGCGCCTCTGCCAGAAGGAGATTTATATGCACTTGATTTTGGACCAGGAGAAGCGGCTGAGGGTTATCTGAAGGTCGAAGCCGGAACACTCTATTCGGCAGAGGGCAAATACGGCTTTACAGATACAGCTACAGTAAGCGGAATGGACAGGGGGACAGGTGATGCTCTGAGATCGGATTTTGTCATTCCTGCGGATACAGGATTCAATATTGATTTGCCTAACGGGGACTACACTGTATCCTTGATAGCCGGGGACAGCAGTGGCGAAACGAATATCGCAATTCATGCGGAAAGTATACAGAAAGTGCAACAGACATCCAAAACTGCGGGACAGTATTTGGAAATGGATTTCGATATCGCGCTTGTAGACGGACAAATGAACTTTGTGTTCAGTGGAACACGGCCTGTCTTGAATTCACTTGTTATTAAAAAACAGGCTGAACGCATTGCTGGAGACAAGCCGACAATCTACATTGCCGGAGACTCAACCGTCCAGACCTACAACTCGTACTGGAAGCCTCAAGCGGGCTGGGGACAGATGCTTGACAAATTTTTCAGTTCAGCAGTTCACATCGATAATCAGGCTATCGGCGGCCGTAGTTCGAAATCCTTTATTGTAGAAGGCAGATTGGATAAAATACTCAGGGAAATAAACCCTGGGGATTATTTTCTAGTACAATTTGGACATAACGATGCGACAGTCAGCGTACCCGCCCGTTATGCTTCGCCTGCCGATTACAAAAATTATCTGAAAAGCTATGTCTTAGGCACAAGACAACGAGGAGCTACACCGATTCTGGTTACGCCTATGGGACGGCGGGACTTTAAAACGGAAACAAATTCTTTCAACGTAAGTTTTGCTGAATATGTGCAGGCGATGAAAGAGGTAGCCAGTGAACTGGATGTGAAGCTGGTCGATCTTAGCGCAAAAAGTATTGCCTATTATAATTCCATTGGCTTCGAGGCTACACGTGCGGTGTTCTTGTATACAGAACCGGGAGTGTATGCAGCTTTTCCTACGGGGTCTAGCGACAACACCCATTTCCAGGAATATGGGGCCATTCAGATGGCTCGTTTGCTTGCCGGGGGCATCGCTGAATTAGATCTTCCGCTTTCTGATGAGGTTACAGAAATTGAACCACCTGCAGCGGTTCCTACAAAACCAACCGGTCTTGCAGCAGGCAGCATTAGCAATTCAGGCTCTTTGCTAAAATGGGATGCAGTGGAAGGAGCAGATATTTATAAAATTTACCGCAAGCTGGATTCGGCTGATGAATCCGCCTATGTCATGATTGGATCCTCAACAACTCCCACAATTGCGATAAGCGGAATGTCTGAAGGCAACAGTTATACAGTACGGGTAACTGCCGTTAACGGACGCGGAGAATCGCAGCCGTCTGATCCGGTAACGATTACAACGAAGCAATCTCAATACCGTTTTGACTTTGGTCCTGTAGGCGCTCCGGTCGCCGAAGGTTATACAGAAGTAACGCGCAATGTGATTTATACACCGGAGTTAGGTTTCGGGCTTGTATCCAGTGCGGGAATGAATGACCGTGACCGCGGGGGTGGAACAGATGCACTACGCCGGGACTTTGTCATGTATTTCGGCGGATCGTATGAATTCAAGGTGGATTTGCCGAACGGTTATTACTCGGTTAAGGTCTATGCAGGAGATTGGCTGGGAGCTATCAAAACGAATGTCGCGATTGAAGGTAAGGAGTACGGGACCATCTCCTCCGGCAAGGGCAGCATTGCCGAGAAGGAATACAGCCAGATCTCTGTCAAAGACGGACAGGTGAATATGGTGTTCAGCGGTACAACCGCCCATCTGAACGGGATAGAGATTACACCACTGATGCTGGCACCGTCTAATCTGAAGCTGGATCAGCTCGACTTGAACAGTGAACCTGTAACCGCTTCCTTATCGTGGAATGGATTTGAGGGAGCGGCAAAATACAAGGTATACCGTCAGGCTACTGTAGCCGACAAGACTGAAATGCTGGGTGAAATAAATGCAACAAATTACACGGATTTAACGGCAGCTATCGGGATTGATTACCAGTACTGGGTAACAGCGGTGGATAGTACAGGACTGGAGTCAGTTTCATCTAATCTGCTGATAGTATCCATGATCGATCCTTCAGTAGCCAAAGCTGCAGTTCCAAGTGGATTAAAGCTGGATTCCATTCATAAAAATGATGTCAGCTTCAGCTGGAATAAAGATTCTTCAGCCAAAATGTCTAATATTTACCGCTCTAAATCGGCGGACGGCAATTACGCTCTGATTGGAAAAACAAAAGAATCATCCTACACAGACAGTACAATTCTGAGTACGATTCCTTATTTCTACAAAGTAGCTTCAGTCAATGCGGGTGGGATTTCCGATTTCTCCTCGATACTGGATACTCCTATTGTTACATCATTATTCCGTAATATGGAGAATCTTGACCGAGCGCCGGTAGCTGTCAAAACAAGTGCAGGTAATTATATCAGCTGGCGGGTGCTAGGACTTGATCCTGATTCCATTGCATTTAATGTATATCGTGACGGGATAAAGCTTAATGCGTCACCGCTGACTGGCAGCACTAATCTGTTGGATGCTAAAGGAACCGATAGCTCCAAATATACAATCAAGACTATACTAAATGGTACAGAACAGCTTGCATCGGAAGCATTCGGCATATGGCAGCAGCAATACCTGTCTGTTCCGCTGCAGAAGCCTGCAGACAGCTATACTAAAGATGGTCAGCCTTACACGTATAATGCGGGAGATGCCAGTGTAGGTGATCTGGACGGTGACGGGAAATATGAGATAGTGATGCTGTGGTCGCCTTCAAACAGCAAAGACAACTCACATTCCGGATATACCGGCATTGTTTATATGGATGCTTATAAGCTGGATGGAACGCGCCTCTGGCGGATTATACTCGGACCGAATATCCGCGCAGGTGCCCACTACTCACCGTTCCTGGTCTATGACTTTGACAGTGACGGACGAGCGGAAATCATGTTAAAAACAGCGGATGGAACAATTGACGGCCAAGGCAACGTAATTGGCGATGCTAAGGCGGATCACCGTAACAGCTCAGGTTATGTACTACTGGGAGATGAGCACTTGACTGTATTTGATGGGCTGACAGGCAAGGCCATAGATACTCTCGATTATGATCCTCCACGCGGAGATGTAGGATCGTGGGGAGATACCTATGGAAACCGTGTCGACCGCTTTCTGGCAGCTGTGGCTTACCTGGACGGCGAACATCCGAGCGCAATCTTCAGCCGCGGCTATTATAGACGGACGGTGCTGGTAGCTTACGATTACAAGGACGGAAAATTAAGCAAGGTATGGCGATTTGATTCCAGTGAAGAGGGATACGAGGATTATGGCGGCCAAGGCAATCATAACCTCTCTGTGGGAGATGTCGACCGGGATGGAAAGGACGAAATAACCTTCGGGGCGATGGCGATTGATGATGACGGACTACCGCTATACAATACAGGACTCGGACATGGCGATGCCATCCATTTCGGCGATCTGGATCCATCCAGACCAGGGCTGGAAGTAGTGGATGTGCATGAGCATACGAACTCCAAATACGGGCTAGAAATGCGGGATGCTGAGACTGGTGAGGCAATTTGGGGAATCTTTACAGGTATTGATACCGGACGTGGAATGTCGGCTGACATTGATCCGAATTATCTAGGTGAAGAGGCTTGGGCGGCAACTATCACAAACGCCCAGCAGATCCCGGTTACCGGCATTTACAGTGCCAAGGGAGAGCTAATCACAACAAAGCTCCCGTCCTCAACGAATTTTGGCGTTTGGTGGGATGGCGACCTGTTGCGGGAGCTTATGGATGATAACCGGGTCGACAAGTGGGACTATGCAAACCAGACTACCGTCAATCTGTTGACAACAGCAGGGGCAGCTTCAAACAACTCGACTAAAGCCAATCCGAGTCTGCAGGCCGATTTGTTTGGAGACTGGCGCGAGGAAATTATGTGGCGCTCCACTGACAGCAGCGAGCTGCGGATTTATACCACAACGGACCTGACGGATGTCCGTATCCGCACACTCATGCATGATCCGGTCTACCGCCTGGGCGTAGCCTGGCAGAACGTAGGCTACAATCAGCCGCCGCACCCTAGCTTCTATCTGGGTACCGGAATGGAAACGCCTCAAGCACCGGCTATTCAGATTGTTGGCGGCGTGTCGAAAGCGACGGGGGCACCCGGACAGCCGGTTCTGTCCAGCAACAATGGACATGTTACCGGACTGCTGGACGGCGACTATCAGATTACAATGAATATGTGGTGGGGCAACAACGGTACCAGCTATAAGCTGTACGAGAACGGCAAGCTTATCGACAGCAGCGCTATCACAGATGATTCACCAGCGGCACAGACACTGCTGACCAACGTTGCAGGAAAAGCTAATGGCACATATACCTATACAGCTGAGTTGAGCAATTCTTTTGGTACGACAGTCTCCCGTCCGCTTGTAGTGACGGTCAAGGATGCGTCTCCCGCCAAGCCGGTCTTATCGAATGACAATTGGGACGGCGACGGGAATTATAAGGTAACGATGAATATGTGGTGGGGGACGAATGGCACAACCTACCGGCTGTATGAAAATAGCGTGTTGATCGATACACAGACGTTAACCGCTAATTCGCCCAACGCGCTGTCAGCCGTAACCGTAATTACGAACCGGACAGCCGGCATATATGAATACCGGGTGGAACTGGTGAACAGTGCAGGTACAACTGAAAGTGCTGTAATGAACGTAACAGTAAAATAA
- a CDS encoding AraC family transcriptional regulator encodes MKTDMDIFNELSEQIEIRMNSCNQLTHVGDWSEHKTHSDYDLWLLLDGSLTIHIKGIKHSAKPGDVIFFYPDVPYHATSADWGCRFIYVHFDFALGNQQRILSDFQLSGIIDRELIHEEVERFSKTYSQSKQQSIIPGIRLGMKANLTAIVAKIMELHGTGQYTGRFLNGSMTNKLGRGLNLLRPVFKYIDDHLNQSIKMKELAALVGISEKYFISYFKNALGVTPGQYIYQVKMNRAREYLYEKKYSVQQIANFLGYPDPFTFSKAFKKYYNISPSKFV; translated from the coding sequence ATGAAAACAGATATGGATATTTTCAACGAATTATCCGAACAGATCGAGATTCGAATGAATTCATGCAATCAGCTAACACACGTTGGAGATTGGAGCGAGCACAAAACTCACTCTGATTATGATCTCTGGCTTTTACTAGACGGAAGTCTTACCATCCATATCAAAGGAATCAAACATTCGGCAAAACCTGGTGATGTTATCTTCTTTTATCCGGACGTTCCCTATCATGCAACTTCTGCCGATTGGGGTTGCCGATTTATTTATGTTCATTTTGATTTTGCATTAGGCAATCAGCAACGTATACTCAGTGATTTCCAACTTTCGGGCATCATTGACCGGGAGCTTATTCATGAGGAAGTTGAGCGGTTCAGCAAAACCTATTCACAATCGAAACAGCAGAGCATTATACCAGGAATCCGTCTGGGTATGAAGGCTAATCTAACGGCCATTGTAGCTAAAATCATGGAGCTCCACGGTACCGGTCAGTACACTGGCAGATTCCTGAATGGTTCGATGACAAATAAATTAGGAAGAGGTCTAAACCTATTGCGGCCGGTTTTCAAGTATATAGATGATCATCTGAACCAATCCATAAAAATGAAAGAGCTCGCAGCACTTGTGGGTATCTCCGAAAAATACTTTATTTCGTATTTCAAGAATGCACTGGGGGTCACACCTGGACAATATATCTATCAGGTGAAAATGAACCGGGCGAGAGAATATCTCTACGAAAAAAAGTATTCCGTTCAACAGATCGCTAACTTTCTCGGCTACCCGGATCCGTTCACATTCTCGAAGGCGTTCAAGAAATACTACAACATCTCTCCATCGAAATTCGTATGA